In the genome of Neofelis nebulosa isolate mNeoNeb1 chromosome 6, mNeoNeb1.pri, whole genome shotgun sequence, one region contains:
- the LOC131513994 gene encoding butyrophilin subfamily 1 member A1-like isoform X1 has translation MVGFLDLSLLRDFFSFLLLQVSMWGSDSFLVISPSEPIVAMLGMDTVLPCHVSPAMSAENMELRWFRSEFSEAVYVYQDGMEQVGEQLVDFKGRAELVKDYITEGRVSVRIYSLRISDSGIYKCFFKKGSEFQEATLELKVIGLGSGPHVFMVGPEGTGIRLTCTGKRWFPQPEVQWKDAMGEKIPSLSEVETQDDDGLFQIEASLIVRDSSKREVSCSMKNPFFGQEQVETISIPESFFPRTSPWMTAFAVTFIILGIFLGAVVFLAWKEQQEKKRTQEAQAEKEKESKDKESLEKELGRRKQLYQQDWRKAKLYADWRKEQFEAVAVTLDPDTAHHNLILSENRRQVSLVGNAPQNCDASVRQGQRESETIFSVLGQNCFTTGRHYWEIEVNIGTEVGLEPRWAVGVCSDTAERDGWFVESPEKNFWVIAYNKEFLFTHLESLSLRQRPQRIGVFLDLEDKDVSFYNMVDGSHIYSFTGITFYGTLRPYLSLKGAGTYVTICSASDDTENYPESSPKTHLKSHDMGVAQEANPLLPP, from the exons ATGGTGGGTTTCCTGGACTTGTCTCTGCTAAGAGActtcttctcttttctacttCTCCAGGTGTCCATGTGGGGCTCAg ATTCATTCTTGGTTATCAGCCCCTCAGAGCCAATTGTAGCCATGCTGGGCATGGACACAGTGCTGCCCTGTCACGTGTCCCCGGCCATGAGTGCAGAGAATATGGAGCTGCGGTGGTTCCGTTCTGAATTCTCAGAGGCTGTGTATGTATATCAGGATGGAATGGAGCAGGTGGGAGAACAGCTGGTAGATTTCAAAGGGAGAGCGGAGTTGGTGAAAGATTACATCACTGAGGGAAGAGTATCTGTGAGAATCTACAGTCTCCGGATCTCAGACAGTGGAATAtacaagtgtttttttaaaaaaggcagtgAATTTCAAGAAGCCACTTTGGAGCTGAAGGTGATCG GTCTGGGTTCTGGTCCTCATGTTTTCATGGTAGGTCCAGAAGGTACAGGAATAAGACTGACATGCACAGGCAAGAGGTGGTTTCCCCAGCCTGAGGTGCAATGGAAAGATGCAATGGGAGAGAAGATACCATCTCTTTCTGAGGTTGAGACCCAGGATGACGATGGGTTATTTCAAATAGAGGCATCCCTCATTGTAAGAGACAGTTCAAAGAGGGAAGTGTCCTGCTCCATGAAGAACCCCTTCTTTGGACAAGAGCAGGTGGAAACCATTTCTATCCCAG AATCCTTCTTCCCTAGGACCTCTCCTTGGATGACGGCATTTGCTGTGACTTTTATCATACTTGGGATATTCCTGGGTGCTGTTGTGTTTTTGGCCTGGAAAGAACAACAGGAgaagaagagaacacaggaagcccaggcagaaaaagagaaagaaagtaaagacaaaG aatCACTTGAGAAAGAGCTTG GGAGAAGAAAGCAATTATATCAACAAG acTGGAGAAAAGCAAAGTTATATGCTG actgGAGAAAAGAACAGTTTGAAGCAG TTGCTGTTACTCTGGATCCAGACACAGCTCATCACAACCTCATCCTATCTGAGAATAGAAGACAAGTTTCTTTAGTGGGAAATGCTcctcagaattgtgatgcttcagTACGCCAAGGACAAAGGGAATCTGAAACCATCTTCAGTGTTCTGGGCCAGAATTGCTTTACCACAGGGAGACATTACTGGGAGATAGAAGTCAATATAGGCACAGAAGTTGGACTTGAACCTAGATGGGCTGTGGGTGTTTGCTCAGATACAGCGGAGAGAGATGGGTGGTTTGTAGAAAGTCCAGAGAAGAATTTCTGGGTGATAGCATATAACAAAGAATTTCTCTTCACCCACCTAGAGTCTCTGTCACTGAGACAGCGTCCTCAAAGGATAGGAGTTTTCCTGGACTTGGAGGATAAGGATGTGTCCTTTTACAACATGGTTGATGGATCCCACATCTATTCCTTTACTGGAATCACCTTCTATGGGACCCTCCGTCCTTATTTAAGCCTTAAGGGTGCTGGCACATATGTGACCATCTGCTCAGCTTCAGATGACACTGAAAATTACCCTGAGTCTTCTCCAAAGACTCATTTAAAGAGTCATGATATGGGTGTTGCCCAAGAAGCTAATCCTCTATTACCTCCATAA
- the LOC131513994 gene encoding butyrophilin subfamily 1 member A1-like isoform X2, whose translation MVGFLDLSLLRDFFSFLLLQVSMWGSDSFLVISPSEPIVAMLGMDTVLPCHVSPAMSAENMELRWFRSEFSEAVYVYQDGMEQVGEQLVDFKGRAELVKDYITEGRVSVRIYSLRISDSGIYKCFFKKGSEFQEATLELKVIGLGSGPHVFMVGPEGTGIRLTCTGKRWFPQPEVQWKDAMGEKIPSLSEVETQDDDGLFQIEASLIVRDSSKREVSCSMKNPFFGQEQVETISIPESFFPRTSPWMTAFAVTFIILGIFLGAVVFLAWKEQQEKKRTQEAQAEKEKESKDKGRRKQLYQQDWRKAKLYADWRKEQFEAVAVTLDPDTAHHNLILSENRRQVSLVGNAPQNCDASVRQGQRESETIFSVLGQNCFTTGRHYWEIEVNIGTEVGLEPRWAVGVCSDTAERDGWFVESPEKNFWVIAYNKEFLFTHLESLSLRQRPQRIGVFLDLEDKDVSFYNMVDGSHIYSFTGITFYGTLRPYLSLKGAGTYVTICSASDDTENYPESSPKTHLKSHDMGVAQEANPLLPP comes from the exons ATGGTGGGTTTCCTGGACTTGTCTCTGCTAAGAGActtcttctcttttctacttCTCCAGGTGTCCATGTGGGGCTCAg ATTCATTCTTGGTTATCAGCCCCTCAGAGCCAATTGTAGCCATGCTGGGCATGGACACAGTGCTGCCCTGTCACGTGTCCCCGGCCATGAGTGCAGAGAATATGGAGCTGCGGTGGTTCCGTTCTGAATTCTCAGAGGCTGTGTATGTATATCAGGATGGAATGGAGCAGGTGGGAGAACAGCTGGTAGATTTCAAAGGGAGAGCGGAGTTGGTGAAAGATTACATCACTGAGGGAAGAGTATCTGTGAGAATCTACAGTCTCCGGATCTCAGACAGTGGAATAtacaagtgtttttttaaaaaaggcagtgAATTTCAAGAAGCCACTTTGGAGCTGAAGGTGATCG GTCTGGGTTCTGGTCCTCATGTTTTCATGGTAGGTCCAGAAGGTACAGGAATAAGACTGACATGCACAGGCAAGAGGTGGTTTCCCCAGCCTGAGGTGCAATGGAAAGATGCAATGGGAGAGAAGATACCATCTCTTTCTGAGGTTGAGACCCAGGATGACGATGGGTTATTTCAAATAGAGGCATCCCTCATTGTAAGAGACAGTTCAAAGAGGGAAGTGTCCTGCTCCATGAAGAACCCCTTCTTTGGACAAGAGCAGGTGGAAACCATTTCTATCCCAG AATCCTTCTTCCCTAGGACCTCTCCTTGGATGACGGCATTTGCTGTGACTTTTATCATACTTGGGATATTCCTGGGTGCTGTTGTGTTTTTGGCCTGGAAAGAACAACAGGAgaagaagagaacacaggaagcccaggcagaaaaagagaaagaaagtaaagacaaaG GGAGAAGAAAGCAATTATATCAACAAG acTGGAGAAAAGCAAAGTTATATGCTG actgGAGAAAAGAACAGTTTGAAGCAG TTGCTGTTACTCTGGATCCAGACACAGCTCATCACAACCTCATCCTATCTGAGAATAGAAGACAAGTTTCTTTAGTGGGAAATGCTcctcagaattgtgatgcttcagTACGCCAAGGACAAAGGGAATCTGAAACCATCTTCAGTGTTCTGGGCCAGAATTGCTTTACCACAGGGAGACATTACTGGGAGATAGAAGTCAATATAGGCACAGAAGTTGGACTTGAACCTAGATGGGCTGTGGGTGTTTGCTCAGATACAGCGGAGAGAGATGGGTGGTTTGTAGAAAGTCCAGAGAAGAATTTCTGGGTGATAGCATATAACAAAGAATTTCTCTTCACCCACCTAGAGTCTCTGTCACTGAGACAGCGTCCTCAAAGGATAGGAGTTTTCCTGGACTTGGAGGATAAGGATGTGTCCTTTTACAACATGGTTGATGGATCCCACATCTATTCCTTTACTGGAATCACCTTCTATGGGACCCTCCGTCCTTATTTAAGCCTTAAGGGTGCTGGCACATATGTGACCATCTGCTCAGCTTCAGATGACACTGAAAATTACCCTGAGTCTTCTCCAAAGACTCATTTAAAGAGTCATGATATGGGTGTTGCCCAAGAAGCTAATCCTCTATTACCTCCATAA